The genomic stretch GTCAAATCCTTTATTCATGTTAGGGTCTAATGAATCTATGATGATTCTGCAGATTTTTCCTTAACTGGGATGGAAGAATCTGATGGTTTGCTCTGGAGTTTGTAGAGCATGGTATTAGTGGATAAAGCACTGGGATTTTTGGCATAATAAGCCTAAGGTAAGGCGCATAGCCTGAGAGGTTTTCAGCGTCCAAAgtttttattttgattaaaatcTTCGGACgctgggggaggggggggggggggttgttggCGCCTAATTTAGTTAAggtacttaatttattattttaaggaTATGTGGGCCTGAAAACTAAGGCATGAAGTTATTGGGTCTAAATGGTGTTGATCCAAGTTGAAGACAAACGGAGTCCAAGAAGTCCAAGTGGAGGAACGATGGGCTAAGGGGCATGATAAGCGCCCATGTGAAGCTTCAAGAAGACTCGACAGTTTATCAACTGCCTCCCACTAAGGAGTAGTTTCCAAGGAATCAGGTGATGCCTATATATAAGGAGGCATTTCATTCAAGCAAACAACAACTACAGCTTAGTCTATTTTTAGATTAGTCTCTTAGGCGTAGCGTAGATTAGCATTAGCAGTAGAAGTAGCATGGCGAGCCCATCCGATCATGGAGGTAATCAGCCATTTATCCTTTAGTTTGTAATTTAGCATCCACAAGTACTCTTGTGAGGCctctagttgatgttgtgttattGGAATCTTCTTGATATATAAGTATCGTTGAGAATTCATGTGTTTAAGTTTGAGAATTATATCATTTATTGTTGAGACGTTGTTTATTAGATTACGCATCTACAACCGTGGCTCAAACCCTTGCATTGGCGTAGGTTAACAAGTAGGCTAATGTAAACTACTATTCTTCACCGTCATTGAAATTAAGATTTGTGCAAGAGTGATTTGTACGTAGTGGTTGTCCTAGCTAATTTTATGTGAGATACATCGCTTCACTGTAAATTAGCCACAAACAAAATCTACAAATTGGGGGACCGCGCACCTTGGCACGTGGTCCAACAACTAATTATTGTTGAAACATTAAGGTTGGCTATTTTGAGAATACATTAACAAAGATTGgattatttttgtcaaataaaAAACCTCCGATTTATAGATTTGGGGAAGAAAAAATGGTTTAagcatattttatttttattttttttcttaaatacCAACTTCAATTTCATCACGTTCTTCCCACTTTTCAATATATGTGAAGAGAATTTTGAAACTTAGGAAGAACATAAGAATTACGTAGATTAACGTTAGCATCTTAATATATAGCAAACCCTAAACTTCCATAAAACGAGTTTCTCAACAACAGACCTTACCGACATTTATGGTTTTATTTGAAGGGTTTGAGTAAGCTTTAATTGTGTCTGGTTCCTTTCAAGGGTTATGCTTGGATTAACTTGTTCCACCCTCAATTTTACTCTTTATGCCTGCTTTATTTGATTTtccggtttttttttttgttttcagcTATTATTTCTGGGTTTTTGAGTTTCTGCTGAATTAATTTATAGGTTTTGATTTCAGTTGAATTGATTTCTGggtttcagaaaaaaaaaaaaaaaaattggactaaGCTGAAATACTTTTTGAGTTATTGATTTTGATCTAAACAATTTCTGGTTATTCAAAATTTGCGATTTGTCGTATGTCACTATATATCGTCTGTCAATTCGCTTTATCCTTTTCGTTTGGTAATTGGTACCTTGTCCAAGCGCCTGTTGTCTTGAAGGGATTTGAGTATTGTGCTCGGTTGCTTGTCTTTTAGGTGGTTAAGACTTTGTCTCCCGGGGGCTTGCCTGTAGCCACTCATTTTATTTTGTAAGCAGCGAGTCTTCCTTGTTTTTTTCTTCTTATGTGAGGCAGCTTAGTTTCTCAGAGTTTGTCGGTGCTGTGGTTTGAGGTGGTGTCTTTTCACTATGTTTATCCTTGGTCGAGTGTTTGGCGGAGGTGGCTTGGTTGGGTTGGTGTTGTGTGGGTGGATGGTTGTAGTAGTATTTCCTCTTTATTTggcatttttttcttcttttttgccTTCTATTCACCTGGTTTGGTTTAAGTTTTCTGGTTTGTTTGTTTCGAGTTTACATTAGTTGTTAAGCTATGACGTCCTTTCCAACCATTTCTTCCATTTCTGGTGCCGACTTTCTTGAATACTTCCTTTTTATTTATGGTAGTGAGAAGTTGTCGGACGAGGAAGTTGAATTTGTGAAGGTTCTTACCCACTTAGATTATTCAACTTTTTCTCAAATTCAAGCCCTTAAAGATTTCGGTAATAACCTGTTTCGACAACATCAGTTTGATTAGGCGGGTGATTGTTATGATAAGGCATGTCGTTTACTGAGTTCATCTGTCAAAGTCAAAATCGAGCTTGATTTAAACTCAACCTTATCGCTGGCCGTTTCTCTGTGTTTAAATTTAGCCGCGTGTGCTAATAAGCTTCTAGCTTATGAGGCAACTTTGACCTACTGCTCTATGGTTTTACTTTTCTTTCCTCGCAATGCTAAAGCTTTTTTTTCGTAAAGCTGTAGCCCTTAAAAAAAATGAATAGGTTTTTGGAGGCGTGTACTACTTTGGAGGAGGTAAGTTTGATTGAACCtcatattaaaaatattattcaAGAGCCGGAGGACGTTAGGCAGTTTCTAGCAATTAACAAGAATGGTAAGCGTGTTGTCGTTGACTCCTTGGATGCAAATTATGTTTGAGCGGGAAAATGGTTTGTTTCTTCTCTCCAAAGTCAAGAGGTTGTTTCTTCTCTCAAACGTCTGGTATGGTGAAGAAGATGGCCGAGATTGTACGTTGTGCATCCTCGACGTTGTGTTCTGACATTGAAAGGAAAGGAAAGAAGCTCTTgttgtattcggcttcttttgctGATTGTGTTCCCATTAGCTCACCAGATGATCATATGGATTCCGAGAGTAGCAGTGCGCCTAACGAGACCTCCTCCTCAAcatttgagaacctttgtattttcttttatcgGTTTCGGAtttggttgtatcgctttaaactttattattattaaagtacgtttcgttattgtctatttgattatcattgcctcgggtaaccgagatggtagcactttcatgccttaagtggtcctggtaaggcacttggagtatgggagtgttacacAGTGCGCCTAACGAGACCTCCTCGAATGATACAGAGGTCTGCAATTCATCCTCCTCAACTAACTCAACATCTCCTCGGTTCCATTTCACCAATAAGAAGCGATCTCATAATATACTCCATCTATCATCTCAAGATCATGGCAAAGATTAGGGCAAAAATTTGGGATTTTACAACCCAAGGTCCATGTCTCTTTCATGAGGGTCTACCTTCACCTCTAAAACCATCCAAGCGAGAACTCCCCATGAAGAAATTTATAGGACAACAGAAGTTCCACCACGACACCGGAGAACTTTTTTAAACCTATCGAAGAGGTTAATAAGAAGACATGCCTTCATTCAGACTCTCCCTATGCTACTAAGATCTCATCGGTCTGGTTTAAATTTGGAGACCCATTGTGGATCATTGCCATACTAAAGGTCGAAAGGGTCGTGCTTTTGCCGCTTCGAAGAAAAGGTGTTTGGTTGCTGTCAACGTTTCAACTTTGCAGGTACACCCGCAATAATACTACCGTTATGAGGATGAAGCGGAAGGATGTCCACTTAATCGAGTTTGACGTGCATTACCATCCACCGTTCAAGACAAGTCGCCTTGTCTCTTCGGTTGGAACTACTTGTACTGTTTCTGTTACTTGGGTATCAAGTAGTTTTAATGCCCCTTTCTTTGTACTTTAATGTATCCTATGTGCTAGTTTTTTATTTATAAAAGTTCATCGTTGTCAAAAAAAGGGGGAAAAAGCTAGACCGTTAATTCCAAACTTATTTGGGGTCAAAGAAATCAAAGATAATAGGAAAAAAAAATATACCATAAATTAATCCATTGTCAATATGCAAAGCTAAAAATGTCATAAAATTGGGGATAAATATAATCCCCAATTTCGACAAATTGGCCCCTGCTGGCTGCTGGTTAAGGGAATCAGAATTCAGAATGGCAATGTAGATTATCCATCATCCAGTAAAACCAACTACTATATCAAGTCTGCAATAGGCGATAAAATGTGAAATAACGTTAAAGTAGAAGAAAAGGCAGCACCAGAAGCTCGAGTAATCAAGTGAAAAGTGCCCTATATGTCTCTGCTTCTTTACTCATCTCATCAAGGGTTCGATCCTTGCGATCTTTGTCCAGGTCCAACTTCTGAGCTAATTCCTTCTCCTTCACGTCAATCTGGATCAACAAAAAGGCCATTAATGGAGAATTAAGCAACAAGTGACATAAAATTAGTATAGAAAGTTGACTAAACCTACCGCATCATATATTTCATCGTTCTTCTCAAAGTCGCCACCTTTTCTAGGTAAGATATGTATGTGAACATGGGGTACCGTCTGCCCTGCCTGAGGGCCGTCCTACAATTAAACAACCCAATTGCAAAATCAGTTCGGCTTGTCAAGAAACAGCGGTCATTCATGGAATTCTGTATTTCTGTGTAACCAAAGTTGGGTCCATTCCAGATCTGAACTATTTCCCAGTCCTTTTCCATCAAATGTAAGATTAAGCACCTTAGCACTACCATCTAGAATCCTAGATTGTATTTTTCATGTGAAAAGGAAGTTAAATGATATGGGCATACCAGACACTGGTACAAGAATGGTATATTGGTATCAAATAAAGCCACAAAGGCACTAGTTGCAATCACATACCAATTCTGGATCGTGTTAGCATAACATTAAATAACGCGGTGGTGAAGACAATGACATAAATAGCTGGCCATTCTGGAAGTGAGTGATTCTCAGGTACTCCGACAGTTCACTTAGCTGCCGTGTCGCGTGTCCGGCACCTATCGAGTCCGACACTACATGACACTTCGACACTTCACTTCagaccaaaaaattgaaaaattcgcaCAAAATAGATACTCCGACACGTGTCGAAGAGTCGGGGTAGTACAATTAATCGGGACCTGTTTTTCATCAGTCGTATGGATATAGTATCAGCTGTTTCACCGTAATCACCGTATTGGTCACAGCTGTCGCACATCGGTTAAAACTACTTGTGGTCAGGCAAACATTGGCCGTAACAGACAAAGATCAGTGTCTTTGAAAGAAACTTCACATGCAGGAAACTATCAGCACAATAAGCTCAAAAGTGAAACTCTTGCATATTGGCTAACATTTAATACCAAGAGCACGCAAAATGGGTGGGCTCTGGCCTCTGGAGACTTCGGTTGCAAGGGCTCAACCTCCAAGCCTAGAGGCTCAGTATTCAATCGTAGACTCCTCACCGAAACAAGGCAACCTCAAAAGATGGACTTACAAAGCGATTTATAGATGTTAAGAGAAATATAGAGAAAAGCACTATGAACCATCTAGAAAAACAAAGACACACAAGACTAAGAGACGGGCAAAAAGTAACAAATAACTTACTTGAATTGCAAGAGTTAAGGATGATGCTTTATGGTAGTTCTCAAGTTGGCTACCAACTTTTTGTGCAGTGAGCCATAGATCAGAAGTTTCATCAACAGTGAGATCGGCAAAGCGTTTCACTTCACGCCTTGGGCAGACAAGAACATGTACAAAAGTATTAAGGAGACCAAGCAAATAGAAAATTCAGCCGCTGATCCCTTGCTGACTTGGAATAACCAAAAGTCCCACCAATTGATATGGAGTATATACATTTGAATTGCCATGGTCTTAACACTTGCACCTTGTATggataaaacaataaagggggaaAGGGAGAGGATTGActtcccttgtttggatagaaaaTTGGATAGGAGGAAAATGGAGGGATCTATGTTTTATCCTACAAGCCAAATCAAAACGAGTTCAACGAAGAAACATTTGACAAGAAAACACTGTTGCTCCAGTTACCCTCCCTCCCTCGCCTTCCCACCTACTATACTGTCCAAATGATGCCTTACTCTGCAGGTAGAATTTACACATAGAGGAGCTTGGCATCTAGTATTGACACAACGCCCAAGCAACAAAATTCAGTACAATTTGCTTTAATACTCGAAGGGAGAGTCCAACTAAAAAATATAGTCAAATTTACACAAACACCTACAGATATCTAATAGCCAACCCGTACAAGCATAGTAGCACACAGCACAAACTAGGTTTACATGGGCAAAAACCTAGGTGGTCAAGTAGTAATGTAATCTACCCTGACAAAGCAAGCAAAAATCAAGCTATGGCCTAAAAAAATGTGAGGGAAGATAGTTTCTCTTCTACGATTCTGTTAATTATGGAATGTGATTTACCAGCTGGATATTCAGATATAACAatagactcaaaagatgtttacCTATACAGTTGCCTCTTGTTTATAACATGATTATGCCAAACCAAAATGTAAAGAATGTCGCGAATTGGAGAGAGTACTTCCTCCATCCTAAGTTTAGAAATCCCATTTCTGTTTGCCCTAAATCTCAAACTCTAGTTTGCAGTTTAAATTGTGTCAAGCAGCATTTATCAGTAACTCCTCAAAAAAGCAGCATTGATCAGTAACTGCGCGTGGTTCAGAAATTATTTAAACAAAGATAGATTAGAGGGCTCGTTGCTATTCTATATCAAAGGATAtgacctgcaaaaaaaaaaaaaaaaattggagagATATTTTAGAAGCTGCACTCTAGAGAGTGACAAATAAACAGAAAGATGCTTTAGTAAATGCCAAGAAGTAAGAAGCATTACATAATGCGACAGATTTACTACTCTGAACAGCCCAATGCGACAACACTTGTGATTGTGGACTGGCAAAATTACTATACAATAAGAACCCTTTCTTAAACCGACGTGGGAAAGCCTAACTAGATATCCATGCTTTACTAAGCATTAACTTTCTGTGCCTGGTTCGTTTCGGAAATCAAGAATGAAATCGCCAAATCGGCTAGTTCAAGAGAATCAACTATGTTCCTCTCGAATATACAATGTACCAAAATGAATAGTTTATAAAGTAACAGCAGTCAAGAATATCAAAAACACCTTGGATCACAATACCACATAGAAAGTTAAAAGTTGTAAGAAAAGATACATTCCTATATCAACTGGTAGTTTAGAAATTAAGCTATTTGCAATTAAAAGCTACGCAAAGACAAAAGCACCCAAACTTGGAACATGTATTGGAATTGTATGCAACTACACTCTACCAAGAGTCATTATTTAAACCTCACTTTCAACCTCGCGGCAAGTTTTCTGACAGACTGCAATTTCTTTTCTACAATGGAACTTTAAGGCGCTAATTTGAAATAAAGCCTTCAGAAGGATTGATTGACCCGAGTGCTTTCATATTAAGATGCAGAGACATAAgtgatacaacaacaacaacatcagagccttaatcccaaaatgaattggggtcggctgacatgaatcatcttttagAACCGTCCTTGgttgaacgcacacctcaaaatgcgaatagaaaatGGAAAAGTGAAAcacaaaagggagagcgaaaatgtaatacaaagtcaaagtaaacttacaggttttaaaatcgaattccggatttcttttataaaaacttaaaactTAAATCGAGAGAagagattaaaacgattttgaaaaccgaaatagaattaggGATttggaatgccttaaaagtaaatcaagtaaaatatataagaaagtggttggtaaaaaaaggtgtaataaaggagagaagaacaaataatttttttttaaaagaaaaaattaaataaaaacactaaataaatatgtcaaaaaacatcaaatactaaaaatccacatgtatcctttccctccattgtgccctctccgtcaccatactctcctcaagccccagaaagctcatatcgtgctctatcactgtcaaccatgtctgtctcggtttccctctacctctagggaccttttctgttctccaagtctccagcctcctaaccggtgcgtccataggtctccttctcacatggtcaaaccatcttagtcgattttccatcatcttgtcctctattggcgccacttttaccttttcccgaATCACCTCATTCTTTAAGTGATACTTAAACTAAAAGTATAACAAATATATACATGATCGCTCCAGGTCTATGGCACTTCAACACTTCACTTTCACAGTGTGTTTCAAGTCAGTGTACACTCCTTGACATAACACCTCCTTTTAGACATATGCCCGAGTATCATATCTTCATGTGCACGTTCCTTGACAAGCTTTGCCAGTGTATTGGTCAATTGCATTGAAAGCATTAACACTTCTTGATCCTCTAATGTTACATAACTGATGGGAGTTTACAGATTTACACCTCATCATCCCCTTATCATACACCTCCACCCCTCTCTTCCAACCaggaaaaagttttgaaaaatagTCTAGGCTTTTCAGCTGTGCTTACATGTAGTCATGTAGACGCCACATATGAAACTATCTTTAACGTACCAATAATTCTTTTCCCGGAAAGGCATTAAGCAAAATAGTACTTCCTCCTTCCAATTTTATTGTCCCCTTTTCCTCTAAATTATCCAAGATTAATTGTTCCCTTTCTAAATTTGGTAAGAAAACATAGTGAGCAATTGAGTATCGTTTATTGCCTCTAAAATCTAAATTATTAATTATCATTCCCTTTATCACAATAATAATCACCATTTTCTTCTAACTCAAGTGGACTGAAGGGAGTAACAAATGGATGAAATACAATTAGTCAAATACCCCTTATCTACTCCCATGTTAGGTTCATACTCCGAGAGTCCGAGGTATGCTGTCTGGTTGAGCACTTGAGCCTGTATAAAACTCTGCCTCTACGACTCCACAAGGCCCAATTTTTTTATATAGGAGCGCCAGTATCATCATCACAAAGTTAGTTGCTAACTGCCATATTGAATAGAAGACTTAAACTGAAGGCTAATTGCGTAAAAGACACGGTATGTGGTCTTCTGATTTGTATTCATGTTAGTTTTCTAAGAGATAACGATGATCTACATTTCCGGATTTCCCTCAATCAAATTTTATGTA from Silene latifolia isolate original U9 population chromosome 2, ASM4854445v1, whole genome shotgun sequence encodes the following:
- the LOC141642726 gene encoding bifunctional bis(5'-adenosyl)-triphosphatase/adenylylsulfatase FHIT, which translates into the protein MLLRHVELRVLAQTMNPVTRRNSVQIRRWFPFTNMLFSSSRKIQTFSTTTTRSCKMESEVYTFGPYKIDMKEVFYSTNLSYAMVNLRPLLPGHVLVCPRREVKRFADLTVDETSDLWLTAQKVGSQLENYHKASSLTLAIQDGPQAGQTVPHVHIHILPRKGGDFEKNDEIYDAIDVKEKELAQKLDLDKDRKDRTLDEMSKEAETYRALFT